In one window of Microbacterium natoriense DNA:
- the otsB gene encoding trehalose-phosphatase — MTRTWTPGTPDAALTAIARTPRLVIALDFDGTASPFVVEPLSARALPEIVEQIERLSALPETIVAYVSGRSMQDLRVITEHDDDSRVALAGSHGAQYWYPGVGLAEPVPDARDGEREELWAAVRPIVEKYDGAEFEPKTFGVGVHTRGAAPDVEEPLFAEVDALIADRFPLWRRRQGHHVLEFSSRVEGKDAAMAALRAQFDATGILFAGDDVTDEDAMRVLGEDDLGVRVGEGETAAILRVGSPQEIAALLSVVADVRGAARE; from the coding sequence GTGACCCGCACCTGGACCCCTGGAACCCCGGATGCCGCACTCACCGCGATCGCGCGAACCCCGCGGCTCGTGATCGCCCTCGACTTCGACGGGACGGCATCGCCCTTCGTGGTCGAGCCGTTGTCCGCCCGAGCGCTGCCCGAGATCGTCGAGCAGATCGAGCGGTTGAGCGCACTGCCCGAGACGATCGTCGCCTACGTCTCAGGACGCAGCATGCAGGATCTCCGGGTGATCACCGAGCACGACGACGACTCGCGCGTGGCTCTGGCCGGGTCGCACGGCGCGCAGTACTGGTACCCGGGCGTCGGTCTCGCCGAGCCCGTTCCGGACGCTCGGGACGGCGAGCGGGAGGAGCTCTGGGCGGCCGTGCGTCCGATCGTCGAGAAGTACGACGGCGCCGAGTTCGAGCCGAAGACGTTCGGGGTGGGGGTGCACACCCGGGGCGCGGCGCCCGATGTGGAGGAGCCGCTGTTCGCCGAGGTCGATGCGCTCATCGCCGACCGGTTCCCGCTCTGGCGGCGTCGTCAGGGGCATCACGTCTTGGAGTTCTCCTCGCGCGTCGAGGGCAAGGACGCGGCGATGGCCGCCCTGCGCGCGCAGTTCGATGCCACCGGCATCCTGTTCGCCGGCGACGACGTCACCGATGAGGATGCGATGCGCGTGCTCGGCGAAGACGATCTCGGGGTCCGCGTCGGCGAAGGGGAGACCGCCGCGATCCTGCGTGTGGGAAGTCCACAGGAGATCGCCGCTCTTCTCAGCGTGGTCGCTGACGTCCGCGGTGCCGCACGGGAATAG
- the ilvN gene encoding acetolactate synthase small subunit: MSTHVLSLLVENTPGLLTRVAGLFARRGFNIDSLAVGVTEVPGISRITVVVDVEDLPLEQVTKQLNKLINVIKIVELDFSTSVQREHMLVKVRTDNSTRSNVIEVVNLFRASVVDYASDALVIEVTGDKGKVDAMLRALEPFGIKEIAQSGLLAIGRGGKSITERVLRG, encoded by the coding sequence ATGTCGACTCACGTGCTGAGCCTGCTGGTGGAGAACACCCCCGGCCTCTTGACCCGTGTCGCTGGGCTCTTCGCCCGTCGTGGCTTCAACATCGACTCGCTCGCGGTGGGTGTGACCGAGGTGCCCGGCATCTCGCGCATCACCGTGGTCGTCGACGTGGAGGATCTCCCGCTCGAGCAGGTGACGAAGCAGCTGAACAAGCTGATCAACGTCATCAAGATCGTCGAGCTGGACTTCTCCACGTCTGTGCAGCGCGAGCACATGCTCGTCAAGGTGCGCACCGACAACTCCACGCGCTCGAACGTGATCGAGGTCGTGAACCTGTTCCGCGCCTCGGTCGTCGACTACGCCTCCGACGCGCTGGTGATCGAGGTCACCGGCGACAAGGGCAAGGTCGACGCGATGCTGCGCGCTCTCGAGCCTTTCGGCATCAAGGAGATCGCTCAGTCCGGCCTGCTGGCGATCGGACGCGGCGGCAAGAGCATCACCGAACGCGTCCTGCGCGGCTGA
- the ilvC gene encoding ketol-acid reductoisomerase, which yields MSTEIFYDADADLSIIQGKKVAIVGYGSQGHAHAQNLRDSGVEVAIALKEGSKSAAKAEEAGFPVKTVADATAWADLIMILAPDQHQRTIYSESIAPNLTAGKTLAFAHGFNIRFGYIDAPEGVDVILIAPKAPGHTVRREFVAGRGIPDIIAVERDASGSAWATALSYAKAIGGTRAGVIKTTFTEETETDLFGEQAVLCGGMSHLVQAGFETLTEAGYQPQIAYFEVLHELKLIVDLMWEGGIAKQRWSISDTAEFGDYVSGPRVIDARVKENMQAVLADIQSGAFAKRFIEDQDNGGQEFLALRAKEEQHPIEATGKELRALFAWKQQDEDYVDGSAAR from the coding sequence GTGAGCACCGAGATCTTCTACGACGCAGACGCCGATCTGTCCATCATCCAGGGCAAGAAGGTCGCGATCGTCGGCTACGGCTCTCAGGGTCACGCCCACGCGCAGAACCTGCGCGACTCGGGCGTCGAGGTCGCGATCGCCCTCAAGGAGGGCTCGAAGTCGGCTGCCAAGGCGGAGGAGGCCGGGTTCCCGGTCAAGACCGTCGCCGACGCCACCGCGTGGGCCGACCTCATCATGATCCTCGCGCCGGACCAGCACCAGCGCACGATCTACAGCGAGTCGATCGCCCCGAACCTGACGGCAGGCAAGACGCTCGCGTTCGCGCACGGGTTCAACATCCGCTTCGGCTACATCGATGCGCCTGAAGGCGTCGACGTCATCCTGATCGCACCGAAGGCTCCCGGACACACGGTCCGCCGCGAGTTCGTGGCCGGTCGCGGCATCCCGGACATCATCGCCGTCGAGCGCGACGCCTCGGGTTCCGCCTGGGCGACTGCTCTCTCGTACGCGAAGGCCATCGGCGGTACGCGTGCCGGCGTCATCAAGACGACCTTCACCGAAGAGACCGAGACCGACCTGTTCGGCGAGCAGGCCGTGCTGTGCGGTGGCATGAGCCACCTCGTGCAGGCCGGCTTCGAGACGCTGACCGAAGCGGGCTACCAGCCGCAGATCGCGTACTTCGAGGTTCTGCACGAGCTCAAGCTCATCGTCGACCTCATGTGGGAGGGCGGCATCGCCAAGCAGCGCTGGTCGATCTCCGACACCGCGGAGTTCGGCGACTACGTCTCCGGTCCGCGCGTCATCGACGCCCGCGTCAAGGAGAACATGCAGGCCGTTCTCGCCGACATCCAGTCGGGTGCCTTCGCGAAGCGCTTCATCGAGGACCAGGACAACGGCGGTCAGGAGTTCCTGGCGCTGCGGGCCAAGGAGGAGCAGCACCCGATCGAGGCGACCGGCAAGGAGCTTCGCGCTCTCTTCGCCTG
- a CDS encoding acetyl-CoA C-acetyltransferase, whose translation MNPTDIVVVAAARTPQGRLKGQLASFTAPQLGSFAIRGALEQASIDPTDVDAVIMGQVLAAGSGQNAARQAAIGAGVGWDVPAHSVNKVCLSGLTAVIDAARMIRTGDAEVVVAGGMESMTRAPHLLMGSRDGWTYGSVEVLDHMAFDGLTDAYDQESMGASTERHNARYDLTREAQDTVAALSHQRAAAAQKAGVFDVEIVAIEVPQRRGPVVSVTADEGVRPDTTVESLGGLRAAFAEGGSITAGNSSQISDGASAVVVTTRATAEAKGWPVLVTVGASGQTAGPDNSLQAQPARAIEKACAKQGITPADLDLVEINEAFGAVVARSQTELGLDSGVVNIHGGGIAIGHPIGASGTRLVVHVAHELARRGSGTAAVGLCGGGGQGEALILTR comes from the coding sequence ATGAACCCCACCGATATCGTCGTCGTCGCCGCTGCGCGCACACCGCAAGGACGCCTGAAGGGCCAGCTGGCCTCGTTCACCGCCCCGCAACTCGGGTCGTTCGCGATCCGTGGGGCGCTCGAGCAGGCGTCGATCGACCCGACCGACGTGGATGCCGTGATCATGGGACAGGTGCTCGCGGCCGGTTCCGGCCAGAACGCGGCGCGTCAGGCCGCGATCGGCGCCGGCGTCGGCTGGGACGTGCCCGCGCACTCCGTGAACAAGGTCTGCCTCTCCGGCCTCACCGCGGTCATCGATGCGGCCCGCATGATCCGCACGGGTGATGCCGAGGTCGTCGTCGCGGGAGGCATGGAGTCGATGACCCGCGCCCCGCACCTCCTGATGGGCTCGCGCGACGGCTGGACCTACGGCAGCGTCGAGGTGCTCGATCACATGGCCTTCGACGGCCTCACCGACGCCTACGACCAGGAGAGCATGGGCGCATCGACGGAGCGGCACAACGCCCGGTACGACCTCACCCGCGAGGCGCAGGACACCGTCGCGGCGCTGTCTCATCAGCGCGCAGCCGCCGCGCAGAAGGCGGGCGTGTTCGACGTCGAAATCGTGGCGATCGAGGTGCCACAGCGGCGCGGGCCGGTCGTCTCGGTGACCGCTGACGAAGGCGTGCGGCCGGACACGACCGTCGAGTCGCTCGGAGGGCTGCGTGCGGCCTTCGCCGAGGGCGGCTCGATCACGGCAGGCAACTCCTCGCAGATCTCCGACGGAGCGTCGGCCGTCGTCGTGACGACTCGCGCGACGGCGGAAGCCAAGGGATGGCCCGTGCTGGTGACGGTGGGGGCGAGCGGCCAGACTGCCGGGCCCGACAACTCGCTGCAGGCGCAGCCCGCGCGGGCTATCGAGAAGGCGTGTGCAAAGCAGGGGATCACGCCTGCCGATCTCGACCTGGTCGAGATCAACGAAGCGTTCGGTGCTGTGGTCGCCCGCTCTCAGACGGAACTCGGGCTCGACAGCGGCGTCGTGAACATCCACGGCGGCGGTATCGCGATCGGTCACCCGATCGGCGCCTCAGGCACGCGGCTCGTGGTGCATGTCGCGCACGAACTCGCGCGCCGCGGATCGGGGACCGCAGCGGTCGGACTGTGCGGCGGTGGCGGACAGGGCGAGGCGCTCATCCTCACGCGCTGA
- a CDS encoding acetolactate synthase large subunit, translating to MTADSVSAVPRPPAAKSSAPEISGAEAVVRTLELLGVTDVFGLPGGAILPVYDPLMSATKLRHILVRHEQGAGHAAEGYASSSGKVGVCIATSGPGATNLVTAIADAYMDSVPMLAITGQVFSTLMGTDAFQEADIVGITMPITKHSFLVKDASEIPGAIAAAYEIASTGRPGPVLVDITKDAQQAMAPFVWPPKYELPGYRPVTKAHGKQIQAAAALLAEAKKPVLYVGGGVVRGRAAAELLDLAETTGAPVVTTLMARGAFPDSHQQHLGMPGMHGTVPAVLALQEADLLVSLGARFDDRVTGKAALFAPNAKVVHVDIDPAEISKIRTADVPIVGDVRDVLIDLETAYRSAIGEGKPDIEEWWSYLDGLRKEFPLGFAPTTDGLLAPQYVIQRIGELTGPEGIYAAGVGQHQMWAAQFIKYERPNAWLNSGGAGTMGYSVPAAMGAKVAEPDRPVWAIDGDGCFQMTNQELATCTINNIPIKVAIINNSSLGMVRQWQTLFYDGRHSNTDLNTGHGTIRIPDFVKLAEAYGCLAIRVEKEDEVDAAIKLALETNDRPVVIDFVVSADSMVWPMVPQGVSNSYVQYARDHAPAFDEED from the coding sequence ATGACTGCTGACTCCGTCTCGGCTGTGCCGAGGCCACCCGCCGCCAAATCCTCCGCCCCCGAGATCTCCGGAGCGGAGGCCGTGGTCCGCACGCTCGAGCTGCTCGGCGTGACGGATGTGTTCGGTCTTCCCGGCGGCGCCATCCTCCCCGTCTACGACCCGCTCATGTCGGCCACGAAGCTGCGCCACATCCTCGTGCGCCACGAGCAGGGCGCAGGACACGCGGCTGAGGGCTATGCGTCCTCGTCCGGCAAGGTCGGCGTGTGCATCGCGACCTCCGGTCCCGGTGCCACGAACCTCGTCACCGCGATCGCAGACGCCTACATGGACTCGGTACCCATGCTCGCGATCACCGGCCAGGTGTTCTCGACGCTGATGGGCACCGACGCGTTCCAGGAGGCCGACATCGTCGGCATCACGATGCCGATCACCAAGCACTCGTTCCTCGTGAAGGACGCCTCGGAGATCCCGGGTGCGATCGCCGCGGCATACGAGATCGCCTCCACGGGCCGTCCAGGACCCGTTCTGGTGGACATCACCAAGGACGCGCAGCAGGCCATGGCGCCCTTCGTCTGGCCGCCCAAGTATGAACTGCCCGGCTACCGGCCCGTGACCAAGGCGCACGGCAAGCAGATTCAGGCCGCCGCGGCTCTTCTCGCCGAGGCGAAGAAGCCCGTGCTGTACGTCGGCGGTGGTGTGGTGCGCGGTCGCGCGGCGGCAGAGCTGCTCGATCTCGCCGAGACCACCGGCGCGCCCGTCGTCACCACGCTGATGGCGCGCGGTGCGTTCCCCGACTCGCACCAGCAGCACCTCGGCATGCCCGGCATGCACGGCACCGTCCCCGCCGTTCTCGCGCTGCAGGAGGCCGATCTCCTCGTGTCGCTGGGCGCGCGCTTCGACGACCGCGTCACCGGCAAGGCCGCGCTGTTCGCGCCGAACGCGAAGGTCGTGCACGTCGACATCGACCCGGCGGAGATCTCGAAGATCCGCACGGCCGACGTGCCCATCGTTGGCGACGTGCGCGACGTGCTGATCGACCTCGAGACCGCATACCGCAGCGCCATCGGCGAGGGCAAGCCCGACATCGAGGAATGGTGGTCGTACCTCGACGGGCTGCGCAAGGAGTTCCCGCTCGGCTTCGCGCCGACGACCGACGGCCTGCTCGCGCCGCAGTACGTGATCCAGCGGATCGGCGAGCTGACCGGACCCGAGGGCATCTACGCAGCAGGCGTCGGGCAGCACCAGATGTGGGCTGCGCAGTTCATCAAGTACGAACGCCCGAACGCCTGGCTGAACTCGGGCGGTGCGGGCACCATGGGGTACTCCGTGCCCGCCGCGATGGGCGCCAAGGTCGCCGAGCCCGACCGCCCCGTGTGGGCGATCGACGGCGACGGATGCTTCCAGATGACGAATCAGGAGCTCGCGACCTGCACGATCAACAACATCCCGATCAAGGTGGCGATCATCAACAACTCGTCCCTCGGCATGGTGCGCCAGTGGCAGACGCTGTTCTACGACGGCCGCCACTCGAACACCGATCTGAACACCGGTCACGGCACGATCCGCATCCCCGACTTCGTGAAGCTCGCAGAAGCCTACGGCTGTCTCGCGATCCGCGTCGAGAAGGAAGACGAGGTGGACGCCGCCATCAAGCTGGCACTCGAGACGAACGACCGACCGGTGGTCATCGACTTCGTGGTCAGCGCCGACTCCATGGTGTGGCCGATGGTGCCGCAGGGCGTCAGCAACAGCTACGTCCAGTACGCCCGCGACCACGCGCCCGCTTTCGACGAGGAGGACTGA
- a CDS encoding aminotransferase-like domain-containing protein, with translation MPTTQIHAALPGRSLRAGSAKTSPVRDLLALTERPEVISFAGGLPAPELFDLEGIRTSYDAVLGSPAVLQYSTSEGNAVLREEVARQYTAAGLPTEASDLIITTGSQQGLGLLATALLDPGDTIFVEEPCYLAALQTFALAGARVIGVPYLDDVLDLDALESLARQHAPKFFYTVPTFQNPTGRTHDLEARERIADAARRHGFRIIEDEPYRQLRYSGDELPSIAAFAPEHVLSLGSFSKVIAPGLRIGWVRTTADIQPTVTIAKQAADLHTSTIDQAAAAHYLTSGRAGAALDRIRAAYSERRNAMLDALPTALPSGSTWNRPDGGMFVWARLPEGMDATAALSAVLSHDVAYVPGAPFFAGPPDERTLRLSFTTYAPDRIRTGLSRLGAAWSATGSVKA, from the coding sequence ATGCCGACGACCCAGATTCACGCCGCACTGCCGGGCCGCTCACTGCGAGCAGGATCTGCGAAGACCTCGCCCGTGCGCGACCTGCTCGCTCTCACGGAGCGACCCGAGGTGATCTCCTTCGCGGGCGGCCTGCCTGCTCCCGAGCTGTTCGATCTCGAAGGCATCCGTACGTCCTACGATGCGGTGCTGGGTTCCCCGGCGGTCCTCCAGTATTCGACGTCCGAAGGCAACGCCGTGCTTCGCGAGGAGGTCGCCCGTCAGTACACGGCGGCGGGCCTGCCGACCGAAGCATCCGACCTGATCATCACGACCGGGTCGCAGCAGGGCCTCGGCCTGCTCGCGACCGCGCTGCTCGACCCCGGCGACACGATCTTCGTGGAAGAGCCCTGCTATCTCGCAGCTCTCCAGACCTTCGCCCTGGCCGGCGCTCGTGTGATCGGCGTGCCCTACCTGGACGACGTACTGGATCTCGATGCTCTGGAGTCGCTCGCTCGGCAGCACGCGCCGAAGTTCTTCTACACCGTGCCCACCTTCCAGAACCCGACGGGTCGCACGCACGATCTCGAGGCGCGGGAGCGGATCGCGGATGCTGCCCGGAGGCACGGTTTCCGGATCATCGAGGACGAGCCCTACCGTCAGCTGCGCTACTCGGGCGACGAGCTGCCGTCGATCGCGGCGTTCGCGCCAGAACACGTCCTGAGTCTCGGCAGCTTCTCGAAGGTGATCGCACCGGGCCTGCGCATCGGCTGGGTCCGCACGACCGCCGATATCCAGCCGACAGTCACGATCGCGAAGCAGGCCGCCGACCTGCACACGTCCACGATCGATCAGGCGGCGGCCGCGCACTACCTCACCTCCGGTCGCGCAGGGGCCGCCCTCGACCGGATCAGGGCGGCCTACTCCGAGCGCCGGAACGCGATGCTCGACGCGCTGCCGACAGCCCTCCCGTCGGGCAGCACATGGAATCGGCCCGACGGGGGCATGTTCGTCTGGGCACGGCTGCCAGAAGGGATGGACGCGACGGCGGCGCTCTCGGCGGTCCTCTCTCACGACGTCGCGTACGTGCCAGGAGCGCCGTTCTTCGCGGGCCCTCCCGATGAGCGGACTCTGCGCCTGTCCTTCACGACCTACGCCCCTGACAGAATCCGGACCGGCTTGTCAAGGCTCGGCGCGGCGTGGAGCGCAACGGGTAGCGTGAAGGCATGA
- a CDS encoding MFS transporter — translation MHDSAPPSLFRIAGLPYFIIAFVARLPFAMMVVGVLTVVVSARGSLSLGGLTSAAVGLGTACFGPLLGAAADRFGQRAVLVVLAVANATALVGFTLVVYGTAADAFVLLAAFGIGATAPQVAPMSRSRLVTIIVDRMPEPTRQRTISGTMAYESAADETVFVFGPFLVGVLASVIAPWAPLAIAAVLIVIFVGAFGLHPSARAVSKHRNADGSAPSAVSELFRPQLLIVLIGTLGVGMFFGTMLTALTSFMADRGAAEQAGVLYGVMGVGSAILALGVAWLPPRFSMRARWLVFAGILLSGTLLLPFVDSPVSMMVALGIMGAGIGPTLVTQYSFGAARSPLGRSATVMTMLGSAIVVGQSLGAALTGQIAESVGTSSALVLPIIAAAVAFAAGIVNWRLSAIRVRRLD, via the coding sequence ATGCATGATTCCGCCCCGCCGAGCCTGTTCCGCATCGCCGGTCTTCCTTATTTCATCATCGCGTTCGTCGCGCGTCTTCCGTTCGCCATGATGGTGGTCGGCGTGCTGACCGTCGTCGTGTCCGCACGCGGCTCTCTGTCGCTCGGCGGGCTCACGTCGGCGGCCGTCGGGCTCGGCACGGCATGCTTCGGCCCGTTGCTGGGGGCCGCCGCCGACCGGTTCGGACAACGCGCCGTTCTCGTGGTGCTGGCGGTCGCGAACGCGACCGCTCTCGTGGGGTTCACCCTGGTCGTCTACGGCACGGCGGCCGACGCCTTCGTGCTGCTCGCGGCGTTCGGCATCGGGGCCACGGCCCCGCAGGTCGCCCCGATGTCGCGTTCGCGGCTGGTCACGATCATCGTGGATCGGATGCCGGAGCCGACCCGGCAACGCACGATCTCGGGCACCATGGCCTACGAATCAGCGGCCGACGAGACCGTGTTCGTCTTCGGGCCGTTCCTGGTGGGCGTCCTCGCGTCGGTCATCGCCCCCTGGGCGCCGTTGGCCATCGCCGCCGTCCTCATCGTCATCTTCGTCGGGGCGTTCGGATTGCACCCCAGCGCGCGCGCCGTATCGAAGCACCGCAACGCCGACGGCTCGGCGCCGTCCGCCGTGTCGGAGCTCTTCCGTCCGCAGCTGCTGATCGTGCTCATCGGGACTCTCGGCGTCGGCATGTTCTTCGGCACGATGCTCACCGCCCTGACGTCTTTCATGGCCGATCGCGGCGCGGCCGAACAAGCCGGCGTGCTGTACGGAGTGATGGGCGTCGGGTCGGCGATTCTCGCCCTCGGGGTGGCCTGGCTGCCGCCTCGCTTCTCGATGAGGGCGCGCTGGCTCGTCTTCGCCGGCATACTGCTGTCGGGCACGCTGCTGCTCCCGTTCGTGGACTCGCCCGTGTCGATGATGGTCGCTCTGGGCATCATGGGCGCGGGCATCGGCCCGACCCTCGTGACGCAGTACAGCTTCGGCGCCGCGCGCAGCCCCCTCGGCCGTTCGGCCACCGTCATGACGATGCTCGGCTCGGCGATCGTCGTCGGGCAGTCGCTCGGCGCCGCGCTGACGGGGCAGATCGCCGAAAGCGTCGGAACCTCGAGCGCTCTGGTGCTGCCGATCATCGCCGCTGCCGTCGCGTTCGCGGCCGGCATCGTGAACTGGCGGCTCAGCGCCATCCGCGTACGTCGCCTGGACTGA
- the ilvD gene encoding dihydroxy-acid dehydratase: MSSNDPESPEPVDIKPRSRVVTDGIEATTSRGMLRAVGMGDADWDKPQIGIASSWNEITPCNLSLDRLAQGAKEGVHSGGGYPLQFGTISVSDGISMGHEGMHFSLVSREVIADSVETVMMAERLDGSVLLAGCDKSIPGMLMASARLDLSSVFLYAGSIAPGWVKLSDGTEKDVTIIDSFEAVGACRAGLMSEEDLKRIECAIAPGEGACGGMYTANTMASVAEALGLSLPGSAAPPAADRRRDYFAHRSGEAVVNLLRQGITTRDILTKEAFENAIALAMALGGSTNVVLHLLAIAREAEVDLSLHDFNRIGDRVPHVADMKPFGKYVMNDVDRHGGIPVIMKAMLDEGLLHGDALTVTGKTLAENLADLDPQPIDGEVIHTFDNPIHATGGLTILHGSLAPEGAVVKTAGFDAAVFEGTARVFERERAAMDAVANGEIGKNTVIVIRYEGPKGGPGMREMLAITAAIKGAGLGKDVLLLTDGRFSGGTTGLCIGHIAPEAVDAGPIAFVRDGDLIRVDIAARSLDLLVDESELASRRSGWEPLPPRYTRGVLAKYSRLVRSAAEGATTG; this comes from the coding sequence ATGTCCTCGAATGATCCCGAATCGCCCGAGCCCGTCGACATCAAGCCCCGAAGCCGTGTCGTCACCGACGGCATCGAGGCCACGACCTCCCGAGGAATGCTCCGTGCCGTCGGCATGGGCGACGCCGACTGGGACAAGCCGCAGATCGGCATCGCCTCGAGCTGGAACGAGATCACTCCCTGCAACCTGAGCCTCGACCGGCTCGCGCAGGGGGCGAAGGAGGGCGTCCACTCGGGCGGCGGTTATCCGCTGCAGTTCGGCACCATCTCAGTCTCCGACGGCATCTCCATGGGGCACGAGGGGATGCACTTCTCGCTCGTGTCGCGTGAGGTGATCGCCGACTCCGTCGAGACGGTCATGATGGCCGAGCGACTCGACGGCTCGGTGCTGCTCGCCGGCTGCGACAAGTCGATCCCCGGCATGCTCATGGCCAGCGCCCGTCTCGACCTCTCCAGCGTGTTCCTGTACGCGGGCTCGATCGCGCCCGGATGGGTGAAGCTCTCGGACGGCACCGAGAAGGACGTCACGATCATCGACTCGTTCGAAGCCGTGGGCGCCTGCCGGGCGGGCCTCATGAGCGAGGAGGACCTCAAGCGCATCGAGTGCGCGATCGCCCCTGGCGAGGGCGCGTGCGGCGGCATGTACACGGCCAACACGATGGCCTCGGTCGCCGAGGCGCTCGGTCTCAGCCTTCCGGGCTCGGCGGCTCCGCCCGCCGCCGACCGTCGCCGCGACTACTTCGCGCACCGCTCGGGCGAAGCCGTGGTGAACCTGCTCCGTCAGGGCATCACCACCCGCGACATCCTCACCAAGGAGGCGTTCGAGAACGCGATCGCCCTCGCGATGGCGCTCGGCGGTTCGACGAACGTGGTGCTGCACCTGCTCGCGATCGCGCGCGAGGCGGAGGTCGACCTGAGCCTGCACGACTTCAACCGCATCGGCGACCGGGTTCCGCACGTCGCCGACATGAAGCCCTTCGGCAAGTACGTCATGAACGACGTCGACCGGCACGGCGGCATCCCGGTGATCATGAAGGCCATGCTCGACGAAGGGCTGCTGCATGGTGACGCGCTCACGGTGACGGGCAAGACGCTCGCCGAGAACCTCGCCGACCTCGACCCGCAGCCCATCGACGGCGAGGTGATCCACACCTTCGACAACCCGATCCACGCGACCGGCGGGCTCACGATCCTGCACGGCTCGCTCGCGCCAGAGGGCGCGGTCGTCAAGACCGCGGGCTTCGACGCCGCGGTGTTCGAGGGGACCGCCCGTGTCTTCGAGCGCGAGCGCGCGGCGATGGATGCCGTCGCCAACGGCGAGATCGGGAAGAACACCGTGATCGTGATCCGCTACGAAGGACCCAAGGGGGGTCCCGGAATGCGGGAGATGCTCGCGATCACCGCCGCCATCAAGGGCGCGGGGCTCGGAAAAGATGTACTACTCTTGACAGACGGACGATTCTCAGGCGGCACAACCGGCCTGTGCATCGGCCACATAGCACCCGAAGCGGTGGACGCAGGTCCCATCGCCTTCGTGCGCGATGGTGATCTGATACGGGTCGATATCGCAGCTCGCTCTCTCGACCTACTCGTCGACGAGTCGGAGCTCGCCTCCCGCCGCTCTGGCTGGGAGCCGCTTCCCCCGCGCTATACCCGTGGCGTTCTTGCCAAGTACTCGCGTCTCGTGCGGTCCGCCGCCGAAGGCGCGACGACCGGCTGA